One genomic region from Gossypium hirsutum isolate 1008001.06 chromosome D13, Gossypium_hirsutum_v2.1, whole genome shotgun sequence encodes:
- the LOC121225069 gene encoding protein HIGH ARSENIC CONTENT 1, mitochondrial, whose product MDAPKSCTPEDVATVNVIAAKDLLGSNHCYLDVRTPEEFSKSHIHHAFNVPYMFITQEGRVKNPEFLKEVSLILKKDDHIIVGCNSGGRGVRACVDLIEAGYENVSNMEGGYSAWVDAGLKPAGDKPAEELKTFCKFRP is encoded by the exons ATGGATGCCCCTAAGAG TTGTACGCCTGAAGATGTTGCCACTGTGAATGTAATAGCTGCAAAAGATTTGCTTGGATCAAACCACTGCTATTTGGATGTGAG GACACCCGAGGAGTTCAGTAAAAGTCATATTCACCATGCTTTCAATGTTCCTTACATGTTCATCACACAAGAAG GTAGAGTGAAAAATCCAGAGTTCCTGAAGGAGGTCTCCTTGATCTTGAAAAAGGATGATCACATAATTGTG GGTTGCAACAGTGGAGGACGAGGTGTCCGTGCTTGTGTTGATCTTATCGAGGCT GGCTATGAGAATGTGAGTAACATGGAAGGTGGTTATTCAGCTTGGGTCGACGCTGGACTCAAACCTGCCGGGGATAAACCTGCTGAAGAGCTCAAAACTTTTTGCAAATTTCGaccttaa
- the LOC121225054 gene encoding uncharacterized protein, with protein sequence MAADVSSLHRVLSGYKDELTVGNESGGPKSTALITRDLLGFGGGGSAFTDTKNDQSQELDLDLHVPNGWEKRLDLKSGRVYLQRCNSTYSSSSSDGTKHQTNPTVAKLQDLNIPTSPLPCKPLLNLFDESNLELKLVPSSSNYQSVCTLDKVKSALERAEKEPIKKRTSPSSLWKSSLSPSYSSSSSSIKDSQKGEFSKEKFASPVAAGCPGCLSYVLIMKHNPKCPRCNTLVPIMPAAKKPRIDLNISI encoded by the exons ATGGCTGCCGACGTTAGCTCTTTACATAGAGTTTTAAGCGGGTACAAGGATGAACTAACGGTGGGGAATGAATCTGGTGGACCAAAATCAACAGCTTTGATTACTAGAGACCTTCTTGGCTTCGGAGGTGGTGGCTCCGCCTTCACCGATACCAAAAATGATCAATCCCAAGAACTTGACCTTGACCTTCATGTCCCTAACGGATGGGAAAAGCGCCTTGACTTGAAG TCTGGTAGAGTGTACTTGCAAAGATGCAATTCAACatattcatcatcatcatccgaTGGGACTAAGCACCAAACCAATCCAACAGTGGCAAAGCTTCAAGATTTAAATATCCCAACATCCCCATTGCCTTGTAAACCTTTGCTAAATCTATTCGATGAGAGCAACTTAGAATTGAAATTAGTCCCATCATCAAGCAATTACCAGAGCGTGTGCACCCTTGACAAAGTAAAATCCGCGCTCGAAAGGGCTGAGAAAGAGCCGATAAAGAAGCGAACATCACCGTCATCATTGTGGAAATCATCCTTATCACCCTCCTattcttcatcatcatcttcaatcAAAGATTCACAAAAAGGTGAATTTAGTAAAGAGAAGTTTGCATCACCGGTTGCGGCAGGCTGCCCGGGTTGCTTATCCTATGTGTTGATAATGAAACATAACCCTAAATGCCCTAGATGCAATACCCTTGTTCCTATTATGCCAGCTGCTAAGAAGCCTCGCATTGATCTCAATATATCAATTTGA